A window of Enterobacter ludwigii genomic DNA:
CCTGCTGCCTATGACGCTGGTTAACGTACCGAACGCCGTGGACTTCCTGCTCACCACGATTGATGCAAATGGCTTTGTGCCCGAGCAAATTGTGGTGGAATTTACGGAGAGCGAAGCCATTTCCCGTTTCGATGAATTTACCCATTCGGTCAGGCAGTTAAAAAGTGCGGGTATCAGTGTGACGATCGATCACTTTGGTGCCGGTTTTGCCGGGCTACAGTTACTGGCACAGTTCCAGCCGGACAGAATTAAAATTAATCGCGACCTGGTCGCAAACGTGCACAAAAGCGGCCCCAGACAGGCCATCATTCAGGCGATCATCAAGTGCTGTACTTCCCTTGAAATTCAGTTCTGTGCGGTCGGTGTGGAGAAGGCTGAAGAGTGGATGTGGCTGGAGTCTGCAGGAATTTCTCAGTTTCAGGGACACCTTTTTGCCAGCCCGCGACATGGCGGAATTCCGGCTATTGCGTGGCCAGAGAAAAAGTACGAGTTCTGAAAAAACTGTACACAGTTTGACTGACGTGACTGTACTAACGGTAAAATTTATACAACAATGTATTAACAGGTAAATGGCTTGTAACGCATTCACCTGCTTAAAACGAGGTCTTAGTTATACAAATGGGTTGTACAATCTGATAAGGTTGGTGTAGTTAGGTATGGAAGTACTGTGCGTGAGGGAGTTAATGGCCTATTACAGTATCGGCGAAGTGGCCGAACGATGCGGTATCAACCCCGTTACGCTGCGTGCCTGGCAGCGCCGTTATGGATTGTTGAAGCCGCAGCGCAGCGAAGGGGGTCATCGTCAGTTTGACGATGAAGATATCCTGCGTATTGAAGAGATCAAGCGCCTGATGAAAAGCGGCGTCTCGGTCGGAAAAGTCAAAGCCTTACTGGAAAACAAGGACGTACTGACTCAGGGTAACTGGGTTTCATTCCAGGAAGAGATGATGACCGTTCTGCGTTATGCCAGCCCGGCAAAGCTGCGCGCCAAAATTGGTGAGTATCGCCGCGATCACGCGCTGGATGCACTGATTGATAACATCATCTCTCCCGTCCGCCAGCGAATGAATCAGGACCAGAACACCGTGCGTCACATGGCAAGCCTGCTTGACGGCGTCCTGATTGAATTCGCGATTGCAAGCCTGGCGGAGTCCCGCAAGAAAGCGGGTAAAGACGCGCTGCTTATTGGCTGGGAATGCGAGGACCGTACTCATTTGTGGCTTGAGGCCGCACGCTTATCGCAGAAAGGCTGGCATATTGATGTGCTGGCGGAACCTATTGACTCACCGCGTCCGGAACTTTTCCCGGGGCAAAAAATCTTCGTCTGGACGGGGAAATCCCCAACGCCTCGCCAGCAGGAACAGCTCGATCACTGGCGTGAACAGGGTTTCTCTGTGTCGTTTCATATTTAAACTAAGGGGTCCGGAAGGGCCTTTTTGCTTTAGATTTCGTCATCACCTGACCTGTTTCGTCAATCGAGCGGCGTCGGTTCGTTGATTTCGAATGCCATAATACAATAGCGTACAAAAAATAGAATAATTGATGTTCATTAAGCACAATACTCTACTTTTTTTCGGAAAATAATGTCATTAGCCTGCGATTAGCTATCACGGATTTATCTTCAGTACCGTAAGTATTTTTGATTGCTTTTTCTCAGGGCGGAATCCTTGGGGGATAGTTTGTATTTTTCAAAGTATTTTTCCTAAGGTTGAGTATAAATTAAATTATGAGGTTATATAGGATGAGGAAAAATAGCATTTTTTATTCAGGCCAGCGGCGTTCTGATGTAAGCAATAGTTATCTTCTGGGAAATGGTTACCGTGGTTTTAACCCCATTCTGAAACGTTTTACTGGCCAGGATACATGAGCCCATTTGACGCCGGGGGGGGGAACGGTTTTGCCTATTGCAGTGGTGATAGCATTAATAACACTGATGCATCCGGGCATGGTCCATTGCTGGATTTTATTTTCATCTTTGCAGGTTTTGTTGGGCGTAATGTTCGCAGAGCCTCTGAAGAAATGGAAGTTGCCGGACAGGCAATGAACAGAGTCGAAGGGATGATGGATTTGGAGGTTGGTAGAAATGTTGTTTCAGCAGTTGCCACAGACGGTTCTTCATTTACTCCAGGAGATGCCTTAAACGCGCAAAAGGGATTTTTCGAAGATTTTTTGCGCCAACAAGATATTTTAGTAGATGGCTGGCAAAGTAATAACAAATTTAGCGCGTTCTATAATAGTGATAGCCGTAAATTGAAAGGCACAATAAAACTTGTGCTCAACAAGGAAGGTGGGTTTACAGCTAGAATTAAGCTTACGAAAAGAAGAGCATATCGCTTAAGTTGGGGGGAAGTTCGGGTGTTATATTTAGGAGACCAAGCCAGACGGTGGCTAAATATTATCTTGATTCCACTGTGCATAAAACCTTTATCAATCATTTTGAACGTTCGGTGCGAAGCCGTTTTCTGCATGCCCTACCAGATTATGCCGAGGCCTCTCAACTCTTTAGACCACGCCGACAAGGTCCGCGCATTGCCGTTGAAAATCTAAATTTACCCCCTGCCTATGATACACTGGGTTTATTGTTTGATTCTGCACCTCCCGCATATAGTGAAGTGTAAACACGTTTTATTTTGCCGATATATAGTGTAAATCTTCCAGGCCAGGCCATTCGGTATGATTGAATAAGCGCCATCTCCAGGGTGGTGCTTACATATGCTGCCTGCCCGTTGTTCACTGCAAGACAAAAATCTATCTTAAAAATAGGCATTTCCGATGCATATTTTATTTTTTCCTCTTCCTTCGTGTTTTTGGATGAATAATGCATTATTTATCAATGTATTGAACAATTAAATCCATCCCTCCGGCCTGTCGCAACAGGGTCTATGCTTAATAAAAGTAGCCAAAAAGGGCGGTTTAGCCGAATGCCCCTGCTGCCAGAGGGTTGAAGTGATAATCGTTATCACTAACATGGTGTTATGCCCTGATGGCTAATCAGATGAGGTGGACCTATGGAACTGCATTCAGAAACCTTCAATCCTGCCGATTTTACCTGGCGCGGTTTAACGCTCACGCCAGCGGCGGCGGCACATATTCACGAGCTGGTGGCGAAAAAGCCCGAGATCCTCGGCGTGCGCCTTGGAGTCAAACAGACGGGATGCGCAGGCTTCGGCTACGTGCTTGATACCGTCACCGAACCCGAGAAAGATGATCTGGTCTTCGAGACCGACGGCGCAAAATTGTACGTCGCGCTGCAGGCCATGCCCTTTATCGACGGTACAGAAGTGGACTACGTACGGGAAGGTTTAAACCAGCTGTTCAAATTTCACAACCCGAAAGCCCAGAACGAATGCGGCTGTGGCGAAAGCTTTGGGGTATAGGCGGAACTATGTCTCGTAATACTGAAGCAACGAGTGAAGTAAATACCTGGAGCGGGGGGCACCTCAACTATAAAGAGGGGTTCTTCACCCAGCTGCAGACCGACGAGCTGGCGAAAGGCATTAACGAAGATGTCGTGCGGGCGATCTCGGCGAAACGTAATGAGCCAGAGTGGATGCTGGAGTTTCGCCTGAGCGCTTACCGCGCGTGGCTGGAGATGGAAGAGCCGCACTGGCTGAAAGCGCATTATGACAAGCTGAATTATCAGGACTACAGCTACTACTCAGCGCCATCCTGCGGCAGTTGCGACGATACCTGTGCCTCTCAGCCTGGCGCAGTACAGCAGACTGGCGCTGAAAACAGCTTCCTCAGCAAAGAGGTGGAAGAAGCCTTCAACCAGCTGGGCGTGCCCGTACGTGAGGGCAAAGAGGTGGCGGTAGACGCCATTTTTGACTCCGTCTCAGTGGCAACCACCTACCGTGAAAAGCTGGCAGAGCAGGGGATCATTTTCTGCTCCTTCGGTGAAGCCATTCACGAGCACCCGGAACTGGTGAAAAAGTACATTGGGACCGTGGTGCCCTCTAACGACAACTTCTTTGCGGCGCTCAACGCGGCGGTGGCCTCTGACGGTACCTTTATCTATGTGCCGAAAGGCGTGCGCTGTCCGATGGAACTCTCGACATATTTCCGCATCAACGCCGAAAAAACCGGTCAGTTTGAACGGACCATTTTGGTGGCCGATGAGGGCAGCTATGTCAGTTACATCGAAGGGTGTTCCGCCCCGGTGCGTGACAGCTACCAACTGCACGCGGCGGTAGTGGAGGTCATCATCCATAAAGATGCCGAGGTGAAATACTCAACGGTACAAAACTGGTTCCCGGGTGACGGCAATACCGGTGGCATCCTGAACTTCGTGACCAAACGTGCGCTGTGCGAAGGTGAAAACAGCAAGATGTCGTGGACCCAGTCAGAAACGGGCTCGGCTATCACCTGGAAATACCCGAGCTGCATTCTGCGTGGGGATAACTCCATCGGTGAGTTCTACTCTGTGGCGCTGACCAGTGGCCATCAGCAGGCCGATACCGGGACCAAGATGATCCACATCGGGAAAAATACCCGGTCGACCATCATCTCGAAAGGCATCTCCGCCGGACACAGCCAGAACAGCTATCGTGGTCTGGTGAAAATCATGCCGACGGCCACCAATGCGCGTAACTTTACCCAGTGCGACTCGATGTTGATTGGCGCGGAATGCGGGGCGCATACCTTCCCGTACGTTGAGTGTCGTAACAATACCGCCCAGCTTGAGCACGAGGCGACGACGTCGCGTATTGGGGAAGATCAGCTCTTCTACTGCCTGCAACGCGGGATCAGCGAAGAAGATGCTATTTCGATGATTGTGAACGGCTTCTGTAAGGACGTGTTCTCTGAACTGCCGCTGGAATTTGCCGTTGAAGCCCAGAAACTCCTCGCCATTAGTCTTGAACACAGCGTCGGTTAAGGAAAGCACATGTTACGTATTAAAGATTTACAGGTTAGCGTGGAAGACAAAGCGATCCTGCGTGGCCTCAATTTTGATGTCAAACCGGGTGAAGTTCACGCCATCATGGGGCCGAATGGTTCCGGGAAAAGTACGCTTTCAGCGACGCTGGCAGGCCGTGAAGATTACGAAGTGACCCACGGCTCGGTCGAATTTAACGGCAAAGATCTGCTGGAAATGTCCCCGGAAGATCGTGCGGGAGAGGGCATCTTTATGGCCTTCCAGTACCCGGTAGAAATCCCTGGCGTCAGTAACCAGTTCTTCCTGCAAACGGCGCTGAATGCGGTGCGCAAGTATCGCGGCCTGGAGGCGCTGGACCGCTTCGATTTCCAGGATTTGATGGAAGAGAAGATCAAACTGCTGAAAATGCCGGAGGATCTGCTCACCCGCTCGGTTAACGTTGGTTTCTCTGGGGGTGAAAAAAAACGCAACGACATCCTGCAGATGGCGGTTCTGGAACCCGCGTTGTGCATTCTGGATGAGACCGACTCCGGTCTGGATATTGACGCCCTGAAGATTGTCGCTGACGGCGTTAACTCCCTTCGCGATGGTAAGCGTTCGTTCATTATCGTCACCCACTATCAGCGTATTCTCGACTACATCAAGCCGGACTACGTCCACGTGCTTTACCAGGGGCGCATTGTGAAATCGGGTGATTTTACGCTGGTTAAACAACTGGAGGAGCAGGGTTATGGCTGGCTTACCGAACAGCAGTAATGTGCTCCAGCAGTGGCACAGACTGTTTGAAGCCCAGGGGGAGACACGATCTGAGCAAGCGCAGCAACATTTACAGCAGATGCTGCGTCTCGGCCTGCCTTCGCGAAAGCATGAGAACTGGAAATACACCCCGCTTGATGGCCTGATGAACGGCGAGTTTGTCACCCGTCTGGCGGATATCACCCCGGTGCAGCGCGATGCGCTGGCACTGAGTGTGGATGCCGTGCGTCTGGTGTTTGTCGATGGTCAGTTCCGCCCGGAACTGAGCGATGACACGCAGGAGAGCGGGTTCGGCATCGCGATTAACGACGATCGTCAGAGCCTGACGACAGCAGTTCAGCCGGAAGTGTTTCTGCATCTCACTGAAAGTCTGGCGCAGTCGGTGACGCATATTCATGTGAAGCGTAACCAGCGCCCGGCCAAACCGCTGTTGCTGATGCATATCACCCAGGGGCTGGACGGCGACGAGATCAACACGGCTCACTACCGCCATCATCTTGAACTGGCTGAGGGGGCGGAAGCCACGGTGATTGAGCATTACGTCAGTCTCAACGATATCCGACACTTTACCGGATCGCGTCTGACGATGAACGTTGCCGCCAATGCCCATCTTCACCATATCAAGCTGGCGTTTGAGAATGCGCAGAGTCACCACTTCGCCCATAACGATATTTTGCTCGGTCAGGATGCCGCAGCCTACAGCCACAGTTTTCTACTCGGTGGCGCCGTGCTGCGCCATAACACCAGCACGCAGCTTAACGGTGAAAACACCACGCTGCGCATCAACAGCCTGGCGATGCCGGTCAAAGCGGAAGTGTGCGACACGCGCACCTGGCTTGAACACAACAAGGGCTACTGCAACAGCCGTCAGTTGCACAAAACCATTGTCAGCGACAAAGGGCGTGCGGTGTTTAATGGCCTGATTAACGTGGCGCAACACGCGATTAAAACTGACGGGCAGATGACCAATAACAATCTGCTGCTGGGGCGACTGGCGGAAGTGGATACCAAGCCGCAACTGGAGATCTATGCCGACGACGTGAAATGCAGCCATGGTGCGACGGTCGGGCGGATTGATGATGAGCAGATGTTCTACCTGCGTTCCCGCGGTATCGACCAGCAGGCGGCGCAGAAAATGATTATCTATGCGTTTGCCGCCGAACTGACGGAAGCGTTGCACGATGGCCTGTTAAAACAGCAGGTGCTGGCCCGTATTGGTCAGCGTCTGCCTGGAGGCGAAGTATGAGTTTTCCCGTAGAGAAAGTGCGGGCAGATTTTCCGGTTCTGACCCGTGAAGTGAACGGTCTTCCTCTGGCCTACCTGGACAGTGCGGCCAGCGCACAGAAGCCGAATCAGGTGGTGGATGCGGAAGCCGAGTTCTACCGTCATGGCTACGCCGCCGTGCATCGGGGGATCCACACGCTGAGTGCTGAAGCGACTCAACGCATGGAGAATGTGCGTACGCAAATAGCCGCCTTTCTCAATGCACGGTCACCGGAAGAGCTGGTGTTTGTGCGGGGTACCACGGAGGGGATCAACCTTGTTGCCAACAGCTGGGGCAATGCGCAGGTCCACGCAGGTGACAACATCATCATCACCCAGATGGAGCACCACGCCAATATTGTGCCGTGGCAGATGCTCTGTGAGCGTGTGGGGGCGCAATTGCGGGTCATTCCGTTGAATGAAGACGGGACGCTGCAGCTCGAGCAGCTTGACGCATTACTCGACGATAAAACCCGGCTGGTGGCGGTCACTCAGGTCTCCAACGTACTGGGGACGGAAAACCCGGTCGCAGAGATTGTCGGGAAAGCCCATCAGACCGGCGCGAAGGTGCTGATTGACGGTGCTCAGGCGGTAATGCACCACGCGGTTGATGTTCAGGCGCTGGACTGTGATTTCTACGTCTTCTCCGGGCATAAGCTGTATGGCCCAACGGGGATTGGCGTGTTGTATGTGAAAGAGGACATCCTGCAGGCGATGCCGCCGTGGGAAGGAGGCGGGTCGATGATCGCCACCGTCAGCCTGTCGGAAGGGACTACCTACGCCCGTGCGCCGTGGCGTTTTGAGGCGGGGACACCTAACACAGGCGGGATTATCGGGCTGGGGGCGGCGGTCTCTTATGTCTCCGCGATCGGCCTTGATAGTATTCAGGAGTACGAACAGCTGCTGATGCACTATGCGCTTGCGGAGCTTGCCAGCGTGCCGGATCTGACCCTCTATGGACCTGCCGACCGGCAAGGGGTGATCGCGTTTAATCTCGGGAAACACCACGCCTATGACGTGGGCAGTTTTCTCGATAACTACGGCGTGGCGGTCCGTACCGGACACCACTGCGCCATGCCGCTGATGGCGTTTTACCAGGTGCCGGCAATGTGCCGCGCGTCGCTGGTGATGTACAACACAATGGAAGAGGTCGACAGACTGGTGGCAGGGCTAAAACGTATTCACCAGCTGCTGGGCTAACGGAGAGGCAAAATATGGCAGAGTTGCCGGATAAAGATAAATTGCTGCGTAACTTCGGGCGTTGCGCGAACTGGGAAGAGAAGTATCTCTATATTATTGAGCTGGGACAGCGTTTACCCCCGCTCAGTGAAGAGGCGCATAACCCGGAGAATACTATTCAGGGCTGCCAGAGCCAGGTGTGGATTGTGATGGAGCAAACTCACGACGGCACAATCCAGTTGCACGGCGACAGCGATGCAGCGATTGTAAAAGGGCTTATCGCCGTGGTGTTTATTCTTTATCACCAGATGTCGGCGCAGGACATTGTTGCGTTTGATGTCCGCCCGTGGTTTGAAAAAATGGCTCTGACTCAACACCTCACCCCCTCCCGTTCCCAGGGACTCGAAGCGATGATTCGCGCCATTCGCGCTAAAGCTGCAATCCTTAGCTAGACTTATAAAACAGCATTCATTCTGTTTCGCGAGGTGGTTCCCGCCTCGCTGGTTTTTCAGCTTTCTGACGTTCTGTCAGTGAATAAGGAATCTCAGCATGAAGCGCGCGTCTCTCATAACTCTATTACTCCTCAGTTCGCTCGGTGCCCTTAATTCGGCCCGCGCGATGGACTACCCATTGCCGCCCGCAGGCAGTCGTCTGATTGGGCAAAATCAAACCTACACCATACAGGAAGGGGATAATAAGCTGCAGACTATTGCCCGCCGGTTTAATACTGCAGCCCAGGTGATCCTGGAAACCAACAATACTATTGCGCCGATAAACCCTGCCCCGGGAACCGTTATTACCATTCCGTCGCAAATGCTGTTGCCGGATACGCCCCGCGAGGGGATTGTGGTGAATCTCGCTGAGCTTCGGCTCTACTACTTCCCGCCGGGAGAAAACATTGTTCAGGTCTTTCCGCTCGGCATCGGACAACTGGGGCTGGAAACACCCGTTACGACCACGCGGGTGAGCCAGAAAATCCCTAATCCTACCTGGACACCAACACCGGGCATCAGAGCACGCTCTCTGGAGCAGGGGATTAAATTACCTCCGGTTGTACCCGCCGGGCCGAATAACCCGCTAGGACGCTTTGCACTGCGTTTAGGCGTGGGTAATGGGGAATACCTGATCCACGGCACCAGTGCGCCGGACAGCGTCGGCCTTCGGGTCAGCTCTGGCTGTATGCGGATGAACGCCCCGGATATTAAAGCTCTGTTTGAACAGGTACGGGTTGGCACGCGGGTACAGATTATCAATGAGCCCGTGAAGTTTTCCGTCGAACCGGATGGTAAACGCTATATCGAAGTCCACCGTCCGCTGGCGCAGGTTGAGGGGGAAAACCCGCAGGTTTCGCCAATCACGCACTCCGCAGACTTTGCGACATTTGTTTCTCAGGCGGGAAGTGATAAAACGCTTATCAATAAGGCCCTGTCACGCCGTGCCGGGATCCCGGTTGTTGTATCGTCGGGTAGCGCGCCATCAGCCAGTAATAACGTGTTGTCGGTGCAGAACAGTCAGGCGTCTGCTGCCGTAGCGGAAGATGAAGGGGAGAAGGTGACGCAGTAGCAGTTTGATGCAGGCAAAAAAAATGGCGCACAATGTGCGCCATTTTATTAACAGGTACTATTACTTACGGTATTTAGTAGCCTGGTTGTCCAGACGCTGGTTAGCGCGAGCTGCGTCGTCTTTAGCAGCCTGAACGTCGGAACGCATTGCGTTCACGTCGTTGCTCAGCTGGTCAACTTTAGCGTTCAGAGTCTGAACGTCAGAAGACAGCTGATCGATTTTAGCGTTGCTGGAGCAACCAGCCAGCAGAGTAGAACCCAGGATTACCGCGCCCAGTACCAGTTTAGTACGATTCATTATTAATACCCTCTAGATTGAGTTAATCTCCATGTAGCGTTACAAGTATTACACAAAGTTTTTTGGGTTGAGAATATTTTTTTGATGGGAATACCCCTATTTTTGATCGTTCGCTCAAAGAAGCATCGAATCAGCCCTTTTCGGGCAAAAATCTATGTAAAAAAAGGCATTTATCATCGGATTCATCTTAGATAATTCGCAATTAAATAGAAAAACCCGATTTGCATTTTGAATGACTTTGGCTAATGCCAGGAATAAAAAAAGCGCCCCGAGGGGCGCTTTTTACCAAAATTAATTCGTTCGGGAATTATTACAGCACGTGAACAGATGCTGTATTGGTAGTTCCGCTTGGTACCAGTGCACCAGAAACCATAACCACAACGTCACCTTTCTGAGCCAGGCCACGATCAACCAGCTCCAGAGCCACTTCTTTACCCAGGCGATAGAAATCATCGGTAGAGGCAATTTCTTTCACCAGGTGAGGCACAACGCCTTTGCTCAGTACCAGCTGACGAGCAGTGGTTTCATTGGTGGTCAGTGCCAGGATGGTCGCATCCGGGAAGTATTTACGCACAGCGCGAGCAGATTTACCGCCCTGGGTGGCAACCACGATCAGTGGCGCTTCCAGTTTCTCTGCAGTTTCAACTGCACCACGGCACACCGCTTCAGTGATGCGCAGTTTACGGCTGTCGTTATTGTAATCCAGACGGCTTTTCATCACGCGGTCGGTACGTTCGCAGATGGTGGCCATGATGGTCACCGCTTCCAGCGGATATTTACCCTTCGCGGATTCGCCAGACAGCATAACTGCATCAGTACCGTCGAGGATGGCGTTTGCCACGTCGCCTGCTTCTGCGCGGGTTGGGCGTGGGTTTTTGATCATGGAGTCCAGCATCTGCGTTGCAGTGATAACCACTTTACGCGCGCGAACACATTTCTCGATCATCATCTTCTGCGCGAAGATCACTTCTTCAACCGGGATTTCAACGCCCAGGTCGCCACGTGCAACCATGATGCCGTCAGACGCTTCGAGGATTTCGTCGAAGTTGTTCAGGCCTTCCTGGTTTTCAATTTTGGAGATGATCTGGATCTTCTCGCCGCCGTGCGCTTTCAGGTGCTCACGGATTTCAACCACGTCAGAACGTTTGCGGATGAAAGAGGCAGCAACGAAGTCAACGCCTTGCTCGCAGCCGAAGATCAGGTCTTGTTTGTCTTTTTCAGCCAGTGCTGGCAGCGCGATGGAAACGCCCGGCAGGTTAACGCCTTTGTTTTCGCCCAGGTCGCCGTTGTTCAGCACTTTACAGATAACTTTGTTACCTTCGATAGCGGTGACTTCCATACCGATCAGACCATCGTCTACCAGTACGGTGTTACCGACGGACAGGTCGCTGGTGAAGCCTTCATAGGTCACAGCAACGATTTCGCTGTTGCCGACAACGGATTTGTCAGTAGTG
This region includes:
- the sufB gene encoding Fe-S cluster assembly protein SufB, whose translation is MSRNTEATSEVNTWSGGHLNYKEGFFTQLQTDELAKGINEDVVRAISAKRNEPEWMLEFRLSAYRAWLEMEEPHWLKAHYDKLNYQDYSYYSAPSCGSCDDTCASQPGAVQQTGAENSFLSKEVEEAFNQLGVPVREGKEVAVDAIFDSVSVATTYREKLAEQGIIFCSFGEAIHEHPELVKKYIGTVVPSNDNFFAALNAAVASDGTFIYVPKGVRCPMELSTYFRINAEKTGQFERTILVADEGSYVSYIEGCSAPVRDSYQLHAAVVEVIIHKDAEVKYSTVQNWFPGDGNTGGILNFVTKRALCEGENSKMSWTQSETGSAITWKYPSCILRGDNSIGEFYSVALTSGHQQADTGTKMIHIGKNTRSTIISKGISAGHSQNSYRGLVKIMPTATNARNFTQCDSMLIGAECGAHTFPYVECRNNTAQLEHEATTSRIGEDQLFYCLQRGISEEDAISMIVNGFCKDVFSELPLEFAVEAQKLLAISLEHSVG
- a CDS encoding L,D-transpeptidase family protein, which codes for MKRASLITLLLLSSLGALNSARAMDYPLPPAGSRLIGQNQTYTIQEGDNKLQTIARRFNTAAQVILETNNTIAPINPAPGTVITIPSQMLLPDTPREGIVVNLAELRLYYFPPGENIVQVFPLGIGQLGLETPVTTTRVSQKIPNPTWTPTPGIRARSLEQGIKLPPVVPAGPNNPLGRFALRLGVGNGEYLIHGTSAPDSVGLRVSSGCMRMNAPDIKALFEQVRVGTRVQIINEPVKFSVEPDGKRYIEVHRPLAQVEGENPQVSPITHSADFATFVSQAGSDKTLINKALSRRAGIPVVVSSGSAPSASNNVLSVQNSQASAAVAEDEGEKVTQ
- the sufA gene encoding Fe-S cluster assembly scaffold SufA, which translates into the protein MELHSETFNPADFTWRGLTLTPAAAAHIHELVAKKPEILGVRLGVKQTGCAGFGYVLDTVTEPEKDDLVFETDGAKLYVALQAMPFIDGTEVDYVREGLNQLFKFHNPKAQNECGCGESFGV
- the sufS gene encoding cysteine desulfurase SufS, producing the protein MSFPVEKVRADFPVLTREVNGLPLAYLDSAASAQKPNQVVDAEAEFYRHGYAAVHRGIHTLSAEATQRMENVRTQIAAFLNARSPEELVFVRGTTEGINLVANSWGNAQVHAGDNIIITQMEHHANIVPWQMLCERVGAQLRVIPLNEDGTLQLEQLDALLDDKTRLVAVTQVSNVLGTENPVAEIVGKAHQTGAKVLIDGAQAVMHHAVDVQALDCDFYVFSGHKLYGPTGIGVLYVKEDILQAMPPWEGGGSMIATVSLSEGTTYARAPWRFEAGTPNTGGIIGLGAAVSYVSAIGLDSIQEYEQLLMHYALAELASVPDLTLYGPADRQGVIAFNLGKHHAYDVGSFLDNYGVAVRTGHHCAMPLMAFYQVPAMCRASLVMYNTMEEVDRLVAGLKRIHQLLG
- a CDS encoding MerR family transcriptional regulator is translated as MAYYSIGEVAERCGINPVTLRAWQRRYGLLKPQRSEGGHRQFDDEDILRIEEIKRLMKSGVSVGKVKALLENKDVLTQGNWVSFQEEMMTVLRYASPAKLRAKIGEYRRDHALDALIDNIISPVRQRMNQDQNTVRHMASLLDGVLIEFAIASLAESRKKAGKDALLIGWECEDRTHLWLEAARLSQKGWHIDVLAEPIDSPRPELFPGQKIFVWTGKSPTPRQQEQLDHWREQGFSVSFHI
- the pykF gene encoding pyruvate kinase PykF, translated to MKKTKIVCTIGPKTESEEMLSKMLDAGMNVMRLNFSHGDYAEHGQRIQNLRNVMSKTGKKAAILLDTKGPEIRTIKLEGGNDVSLKAGQTFTFTTDKSVVGNSEIVAVTYEGFTSDLSVGNTVLVDDGLIGMEVTAIEGNKVICKVLNNGDLGENKGVNLPGVSIALPALAEKDKQDLIFGCEQGVDFVAASFIRKRSDVVEIREHLKAHGGEKIQIISKIENQEGLNNFDEILEASDGIMVARGDLGVEIPVEEVIFAQKMMIEKCVRARKVVITATQMLDSMIKNPRPTRAEAGDVANAILDGTDAVMLSGESAKGKYPLEAVTIMATICERTDRVMKSRLDYNNDSRKLRITEAVCRGAVETAEKLEAPLIVVATQGGKSARAVRKYFPDATILALTTNETTARQLVLSKGVVPHLVKEIASTDDFYRLGKEVALELVDRGLAQKGDVVVMVSGALVPSGTTNTASVHVL
- the lpp gene encoding murein lipoprotein Lpp translates to MNRTKLVLGAVILGSTLLAGCSSNAKIDQLSSDVQTLNAKVDQLSNDVNAMRSDVQAAKDDAARANQRLDNQATKYRK
- the sufD gene encoding Fe-S cluster assembly protein SufD produces the protein MAGLPNSSNVLQQWHRLFEAQGETRSEQAQQHLQQMLRLGLPSRKHENWKYTPLDGLMNGEFVTRLADITPVQRDALALSVDAVRLVFVDGQFRPELSDDTQESGFGIAINDDRQSLTTAVQPEVFLHLTESLAQSVTHIHVKRNQRPAKPLLLMHITQGLDGDEINTAHYRHHLELAEGAEATVIEHYVSLNDIRHFTGSRLTMNVAANAHLHHIKLAFENAQSHHFAHNDILLGQDAAAYSHSFLLGGAVLRHNTSTQLNGENTTLRINSLAMPVKAEVCDTRTWLEHNKGYCNSRQLHKTIVSDKGRAVFNGLINVAQHAIKTDGQMTNNNLLLGRLAEVDTKPQLEIYADDVKCSHGATVGRIDDEQMFYLRSRGIDQQAAQKMIIYAFAAELTEALHDGLLKQQVLARIGQRLPGGEV
- the sufE gene encoding cysteine desulfuration protein SufE, with product MAELPDKDKLLRNFGRCANWEEKYLYIIELGQRLPPLSEEAHNPENTIQGCQSQVWIVMEQTHDGTIQLHGDSDAAIVKGLIAVVFILYHQMSAQDIVAFDVRPWFEKMALTQHLTPSRSQGLEAMIRAIRAKAAILS
- the sufC gene encoding Fe-S cluster assembly ATPase SufC; translated protein: MLRIKDLQVSVEDKAILRGLNFDVKPGEVHAIMGPNGSGKSTLSATLAGREDYEVTHGSVEFNGKDLLEMSPEDRAGEGIFMAFQYPVEIPGVSNQFFLQTALNAVRKYRGLEALDRFDFQDLMEEKIKLLKMPEDLLTRSVNVGFSGGEKKRNDILQMAVLEPALCILDETDSGLDIDALKIVADGVNSLRDGKRSFIIVTHYQRILDYIKPDYVHVLYQGRIVKSGDFTLVKQLEEQGYGWLTEQQ